From one Ursus arctos isolate Adak ecotype North America unplaced genomic scaffold, UrsArc2.0 scaffold_26, whole genome shotgun sequence genomic stretch:
- the ACVR1B gene encoding activin receptor type-1B isoform X1, translating to MAESAGASSFFPLVVLLLAGSGGSGPRGIQALQCACTSCLQANYTCETDGACMVSIFNLDGMEHHVRTCIPKVELVPAGKPFYCLSSEDLRNTHCCYTDFCNRIDLRVPSGHLKESEHPSMWGPVELVGIIAGPVFLLFLIIIIVFLVINYHQRVYHNRQRLDMEDPSCEMCLSKDKTLQDLVYDLSTSGSGSGLPLFVQRTVARTIVLQEIIGKGRFGEVWRGRWRGGDVAVKIFSSREERSWFREAEIYQTVMLRHENILGFIAADNKDNGTWTQLWLVSDYHEHGSLFDYLNRYTVTIEGMIKLALSAASGLAHLHMEIVGTQGKPGIAHRDLKSKNILVKKNGMCAIADLGLAVRHDAVTDTIDIAPNQRVGTKRYMAPEVLDETINMKHFDSFKCADIYALGLVYWEIARRCNSGGVHEEYQLPYYDLVPSDPSIEEMRKVVCDQKLRPNIPNWWQSYEALRVMGKMMRECWYANGAARLTALRIKKTLSQLSVQEDVKI from the exons CTCTGCAGTGTGCGTGTACCAGCTGCCTCCAGGCCAACTACACGTGTGAGACAGATGGGGCCTGCATGGTTTCCATTTTCAACCTGGATGGGATGGAGCACCACGTGCGCACCTGCATCCCCAAAGTGGAGCTGGTCCCCGCCGGGAAGCCCTTCTACTGCCTGAGCTCCGAGGACCTCCGCAACACCCACTGCTGCTATACTGACTTCTGCAACAGGATTGACCTGAGGGTGCCCAGTG GTCACCTCAAGGAGTCTGAGCACCCTTCCATGTGGGGCCCTGTGGAGCTGGTAGGCATTATTGCTGGCCCAGTGTTCCTCCTGTttctcatcatcatcattgttttCCTTGTCATTAACTATCATCAGCGTGTCTATCACAACCGCCAGAGACTGGACATGGAAGATCCCTCGTGTGAGATGTGCCTCTCCAAAGACAAGACGCTGCAGGATCTTGTCTACGATCTCTCTACGTCAGGGTCTGGCTCAG GGTTGCCCCTTTTTGTCCAGCGCACGGTGGCCCGAACCATCGTTTTGCAGGAGATTATTGGCAAGGGCCGGTTTGGGGAAGTGTGGCGTGGCCGCTGGAGGGGTGGTGACGTGGCTGTGAAGATTTTCTCTTCTCGCGAAGAACGGTCTTGGTTTCGGGAAGCAGAGATATACCAGACAGTCATGCTGCGCCACGAAAACATCCTTGGATTTATTGCTGCTGACAATAAAG ATAATGGCACCTGGACACAGCTGTGGCTCGTCTCAGACTACCATGAGCATGGCTCGCTGTTTGATTATCTGAACCGATACACGGTGACGATCGAGGGGATGATTAAGCTGGCCTTGTCTGCGGCTAGCGGGCTGGCACACCTGCACATGGAGATTGTGGGTACCCAAG GGAAGCCTGGAATTGCTCATCGAGACTTAAAGTCAAAGAACATCCTGGTGAAGAAGAATGGCATGTGCGCCATTGCAGACCTGGGCCTGGCTGTCCGCCATGACGCGGTCACGGACACCATCGACATCGCCCCAAATCAGAGGGTGGGGACCAAACG ATACATGGCCCCCGAAGTGCTCGACGAAACCATTAACATGAAGCACTTCGACTCCTTCAAATGTGCGGATATCTATGCCCTCGGGCTTGTGTATTGGGAGATTGCTCGAAGATGTAACTCCGGAG gAGTCCATGAAGAATACCAGCTGCCATATTATGACTTAGTGCCCTCTGACCCTTCCATTGAAGAGATGCGAAAGGTCGTATGTGACCAGAAGCTACGTCCCAACATCCCCAACTGGTGGCAGAGTTATGAG GCGCTACGGGTGATGGGGAAGATGATGCGAGAGTGTTGGTACGCCAACGGCGCGGCCCGCCTGACCGCTCTGCGCATTAAGAAGACCCTCTCACAGCTCAGCGTGCAGGAAGATGTGAAGATCtaa
- the ACVR1B gene encoding activin receptor type-1B isoform X2: MVSIFNLDGMEHHVRTCIPKVELVPAGKPFYCLSSEDLRNTHCCYTDFCNRIDLRVPSGHLKESEHPSMWGPVELVGIIAGPVFLLFLIIIIVFLVINYHQRVYHNRQRLDMEDPSCEMCLSKDKTLQDLVYDLSTSGSGSGLPLFVQRTVARTIVLQEIIGKGRFGEVWRGRWRGGDVAVKIFSSREERSWFREAEIYQTVMLRHENILGFIAADNKDNGTWTQLWLVSDYHEHGSLFDYLNRYTVTIEGMIKLALSAASGLAHLHMEIVGTQGKPGIAHRDLKSKNILVKKNGMCAIADLGLAVRHDAVTDTIDIAPNQRVGTKRYMAPEVLDETINMKHFDSFKCADIYALGLVYWEIARRCNSGGVHEEYQLPYYDLVPSDPSIEEMRKVVCDQKLRPNIPNWWQSYEALRVMGKMMRECWYANGAARLTALRIKKTLSQLSVQEDVKI; encoded by the exons ATGGTTTCCATTTTCAACCTGGATGGGATGGAGCACCACGTGCGCACCTGCATCCCCAAAGTGGAGCTGGTCCCCGCCGGGAAGCCCTTCTACTGCCTGAGCTCCGAGGACCTCCGCAACACCCACTGCTGCTATACTGACTTCTGCAACAGGATTGACCTGAGGGTGCCCAGTG GTCACCTCAAGGAGTCTGAGCACCCTTCCATGTGGGGCCCTGTGGAGCTGGTAGGCATTATTGCTGGCCCAGTGTTCCTCCTGTttctcatcatcatcattgttttCCTTGTCATTAACTATCATCAGCGTGTCTATCACAACCGCCAGAGACTGGACATGGAAGATCCCTCGTGTGAGATGTGCCTCTCCAAAGACAAGACGCTGCAGGATCTTGTCTACGATCTCTCTACGTCAGGGTCTGGCTCAG GGTTGCCCCTTTTTGTCCAGCGCACGGTGGCCCGAACCATCGTTTTGCAGGAGATTATTGGCAAGGGCCGGTTTGGGGAAGTGTGGCGTGGCCGCTGGAGGGGTGGTGACGTGGCTGTGAAGATTTTCTCTTCTCGCGAAGAACGGTCTTGGTTTCGGGAAGCAGAGATATACCAGACAGTCATGCTGCGCCACGAAAACATCCTTGGATTTATTGCTGCTGACAATAAAG ATAATGGCACCTGGACACAGCTGTGGCTCGTCTCAGACTACCATGAGCATGGCTCGCTGTTTGATTATCTGAACCGATACACGGTGACGATCGAGGGGATGATTAAGCTGGCCTTGTCTGCGGCTAGCGGGCTGGCACACCTGCACATGGAGATTGTGGGTACCCAAG GGAAGCCTGGAATTGCTCATCGAGACTTAAAGTCAAAGAACATCCTGGTGAAGAAGAATGGCATGTGCGCCATTGCAGACCTGGGCCTGGCTGTCCGCCATGACGCGGTCACGGACACCATCGACATCGCCCCAAATCAGAGGGTGGGGACCAAACG ATACATGGCCCCCGAAGTGCTCGACGAAACCATTAACATGAAGCACTTCGACTCCTTCAAATGTGCGGATATCTATGCCCTCGGGCTTGTGTATTGGGAGATTGCTCGAAGATGTAACTCCGGAG gAGTCCATGAAGAATACCAGCTGCCATATTATGACTTAGTGCCCTCTGACCCTTCCATTGAAGAGATGCGAAAGGTCGTATGTGACCAGAAGCTACGTCCCAACATCCCCAACTGGTGGCAGAGTTATGAG GCGCTACGGGTGATGGGGAAGATGATGCGAGAGTGTTGGTACGCCAACGGCGCGGCCCGCCTGACCGCTCTGCGCATTAAGAAGACCCTCTCACAGCTCAGCGTGCAGGAAGATGTGAAGATCtaa
- the TAMALIN gene encoding protein TAMALIN, which yields MTLRRLRKLQQKEEAAAAPDPAARAPDSEVAPPTPAPTPASGPRAAAASSGAPGDELYAALEDYHPAELYRALAVSGGTLPRRKGSGFHWKNLGQSPEQQRKVLTLEKEENQTFGFEIQTYGLHHREEQRVEMVTFVCRVHESSPAQLAGLTPGDTIASVNGLNVEGIRHREIVDIIKASGNVLRLETLYGTSIRKAELEARLQYLKQTLYEKWGEYRSLMVQEQRLVHGLVVKDPSIYDTLESVRSCLYGAGLLPGSLPFGPLLAAPGGPRGAVRRAGGDADDAVYHTCFFGGAEPPAPPPPPPARAPGPGPAEAPASAARAALSRSASVRCAGPGGGGGGGGGGAPGALWTEAREQALCGPGLRKAKYRSFRRRLLKFIPGLNRSLEEEESQL from the exons ATGACCCTCCGCCGACTCAGGAAGCTGCAGCAGAAAGAGGAGGCGGCGGCCGCCCCGGACCCCGCCGCTCGGGCTCCCGACTCGGAAGTCGCTCCCCCTACTCCAGCCCCGACCCCGGCCTCGGGCCCCCGTGCTGCAGCCGCCAGCTCTGGGGCCCCCGGAGACGAGCTGTACGCGGCGCTGGAGGACTATCACCCGGCCGAGCTGTATCGCGCGCTCGCCGTGTCCGGGGGCACTCTGCCCCGCCGAAAG GGCTCAGGATTCCACTGGAAGAATCTCGGCCAGAGTCCTGAACAGCAGCG GAAAGTGCTGActttggagaaggaggagaaccagACCTTCGGCTTTGAGATCCAG ACTTACGGTCTTCACCACAGAGAGGAGCAACGCGTGGAGATGGTGACTTTTGTCTGCCGGGTTCATGAGTCCAGCCCTGCCCAGCTGGCTGGGCTCACACCAG GGGACACCATCGCCAGTGTTAATGGCCTGAACGTGGAAGGCATCCGGCATCGAGAGATCGTTGACATCATTAAGGCATCCGGCAACGTTCTCAG GCTGGAAACTCTGTATGGGACGTCCATTCGGAAGGCCGAACTGGAGGCCCGTCTGCAGTACCTGAAG CAAACCCTTTATGAGAAGTGGGGAGAATACAGGTCCCTAATGGTGCAAGAGCAGCGGCTGGTGCATG GCCTGGTGGTGAAGGACCCGAGCATCTACGACACGTTGGAGTCGGTGCGCTCCTGCCTGTATGGGGCGGGCCTGCTCCCGGGCTCGCTGCCCTTCGGGCCCCTGCTGGCCGCGCCCGGGGGTCCCCGCGGGGCTGTGCGGCGGGCCGGGGGCGACGCGGACGACGCCGTCTACCACACGTGCTTCTTCGGGGGCGCCGAgccgccagcgccgccgccgccgccccccgcccgcgcGCCGGGCCCGGGCCCCGCCGAGGCCCCGGCGTCCGCGGCCCGGGCCGCTCTGAGCCGCAGCGCGAGCGTGCGGTGCGCGGGccccgggggcggcggcggcggcggcggcggcggggcgccGGGCGCGCTCTGGACTGAGGCCCGCGAGCAGGCCCTGTGCGGCCCCGGCCTGCGCAAAGCCAAGTACCGCAGCTTCCGCCGGCGGCTGCTCAAGTTCATCCCCGGACTCAACcgctccctggaggaggaggagagccagCTGtag